From Bacillus sp. Bos-x628, the proteins below share one genomic window:
- a CDS encoding beta-galactosidase, with amino-acid sequence MGKRYPLVHPNVKGFLHGGDYNPDQWLHMPEIIDEDFRLMKLAHCQTFSINIFAWSKLEPKEGQYDFAWLDDIMDRLAEQGAHAILATPSGARPAWLSQTYPEVLRVEANRQRNLHGLRHNHCFTSPVYREKTNTLNRMLAERYHDHPALIMWHISNEYGGECHCDLCQEAFRTYLKDKYNHDLEALNQAWWTGFWSHTFSDWSQIESPAPHGEHMIHGMNLDWKRFVTAQTINFYQNEIEPLRELTPNIPVTTNFMGDYPHMRPFVGLDYHQFAKEVDVISWDSYPAWHSGKETTAELASNVAFVHDLYRSLKNGQPFLMMESTPSLVNWHDVNKVKHQGMAHLSAIQAIAHGSDSVLYFQWRQGRGASEKFHGAVVDHSGHEHTRVFQEVASLGKQLEQLQTIAGTSVQPEVAIIYDWENHWAIDDAQGLNNTNKRYVEACQTHYRSFWKKGIPVDIVGMETDFSSYRVLIGPMLYMIKPGVAEKIEAFVKSGGVFVATYWSGIADENDLCFLGGFPGPLRNVLGIWAEEINTLMPNEHVMMTTGHGRTYNVGQYCESIHPETASVLGHYENGCYEGQPALTVHPFGEGKAYYMASENEQAFYDEFYEELIADVGIKPVISAAIPEGVSVQKRTDGTQDYVFIMNFTECEQIVLLERNTIYVNALTSKRISGKIILDSYEYFILKRKRECL; translated from the coding sequence ATGGGAAAGCGTTACCCACTCGTCCACCCAAATGTGAAAGGCTTTTTACATGGTGGCGATTATAATCCAGATCAATGGCTTCATATGCCAGAGATCATTGACGAAGACTTTCGTTTAATGAAGCTTGCACACTGTCAAACATTCTCCATCAATATTTTCGCATGGAGTAAACTAGAACCGAAAGAAGGTCAGTATGATTTTGCATGGCTGGATGACATCATGGACCGTTTAGCAGAGCAGGGGGCTCACGCCATTCTCGCAACGCCAAGCGGGGCAAGACCTGCTTGGCTCTCGCAAACATATCCCGAAGTATTACGCGTTGAAGCGAACCGCCAGCGCAACCTACACGGGCTTCGGCATAATCATTGCTTCACCTCACCTGTTTATAGAGAAAAAACAAATACACTCAACCGCATGCTCGCCGAACGCTATCACGATCATCCAGCACTCATCATGTGGCACATCTCTAATGAATATGGCGGCGAATGTCATTGTGACCTTTGTCAGGAAGCATTTCGAACGTACCTTAAGGACAAATACAACCATGACCTTGAGGCATTAAATCAGGCATGGTGGACAGGATTTTGGAGCCATACATTTAGTGATTGGTCACAAATTGAATCACCTGCACCGCATGGTGAACACATGATTCACGGAATGAACTTAGATTGGAAGCGTTTTGTCACTGCACAAACAATCAATTTTTATCAAAATGAGATTGAGCCGCTGCGAGAATTAACGCCAAATATCCCAGTGACAACAAACTTTATGGGTGACTACCCGCATATGCGTCCGTTCGTCGGACTAGATTATCATCAATTTGCGAAAGAAGTAGATGTGATTTCATGGGATAGCTATCCTGCATGGCATAGCGGCAAAGAAACGACAGCCGAATTAGCATCTAACGTAGCATTCGTTCATGACCTTTATCGTTCATTAAAGAACGGTCAGCCGTTTCTCATGATGGAAAGTACACCAAGCCTTGTAAACTGGCATGATGTGAATAAGGTGAAGCACCAAGGTATGGCACACCTTTCTGCCATACAGGCAATCGCACACGGCTCTGATTCCGTTCTCTATTTTCAGTGGAGACAAGGTCGAGGTGCATCTGAGAAATTCCATGGAGCTGTCGTTGATCATTCAGGACATGAGCATACGCGCGTTTTTCAAGAAGTTGCCAGTCTAGGAAAACAACTAGAGCAATTGCAGACGATTGCGGGTACATCCGTTCAACCAGAGGTCGCCATCATATACGATTGGGAAAACCACTGGGCGATTGATGATGCTCAAGGCTTAAACAACACAAACAAACGTTACGTAGAAGCTTGTCAAACACACTATCGTAGCTTCTGGAAAAAGGGGATCCCTGTTGACATCGTAGGAATGGAAACAGATTTCTCTTCCTACCGCGTGCTGATCGGGCCTATGCTATATATGATCAAACCAGGAGTGGCAGAGAAAATTGAGGCCTTTGTCAAATCGGGCGGCGTCTTTGTTGCAACTTACTGGAGCGGCATAGCAGATGAGAACGACCTCTGTTTCCTCGGCGGCTTCCCAGGTCCTTTGCGCAATGTACTGGGCATCTGGGCGGAGGAAATCAACACCCTCATGCCAAATGAGCATGTCATGATGACCACTGGTCATGGACGCACCTACAACGTCGGACAATATTGCGAATCCATTCATCCAGAAACGGCTTCTGTTTTAGGACATTACGAGAATGGTTGCTACGAAGGGCAGCCGGCACTCACCGTCCATCCATTTGGAGAAGGAAAAGCCTATTACATGGCTTCGGAGAATGAGCAAGCTTTTTATGATGAGTTTTACGAAGAACTCATTGCAGATGTTGGAATAAAACCCGTCATATCTGCTGCAATTCCAGAAGGAGTCAGTGTACAAAAACGAACTGATGGCACGCAGGACTATGTATTTATAATGAATTTCACAGAATGTGAACAGATAGTTTTATTAGAAAGAAACACCATCTATGTAAATGCATTAACTTCTAAAAGAATATCAGGAAAAATAATTCTTGATTCCTATGAATATTTTATATTAAAAAGAAAAAGAGAGTGTCTTTAA
- a CDS encoding glycosyl hydrolase 53 family protein: protein MKKWVLVSVVVFFFMGLGVLPKAKAADTISVRPINGLQSDFIKGADISMLAEVEKSGGRYYDQNGKQIDPLKLIKDKGGNYVRIRLWNNPYDNQGRAYNGGTNDLNTAIALSKRAKALNMKVLLDFHYSDFWTDPGKQFKPKAWASLSQSDLEKAVGTYTSDVLKTLKAQNALPNMVQVGNELNSGMLWPNGKSWGEGGGEFDRLAALLKAGTNAVRSVDSNIKVMLHLAHGGDNGAFRWWFDEITKRGVSFDTIGLSYYPYWDGGFSELSSNMNDISARYNKDVIVVETAYGFTTANGDNLENSFNQNSVNTVGYPASPQGQASYIRDVSEKISQVKNNRGKGFFYWEPLWIPVKGAPWSSQYGLSYIQTTGTVGNAWENQAMFDFNGKALPSLDVFKQMTP, encoded by the coding sequence ATGAAGAAATGGGTACTCGTCAGTGTTGTTGTTTTCTTTTTTATGGGGTTAGGTGTTCTACCTAAAGCAAAAGCAGCAGATACGATTTCTGTTAGACCCATTAATGGACTACAAAGCGACTTCATCAAAGGGGCAGATATCTCTATGCTCGCTGAAGTCGAGAAAAGTGGCGGCCGTTACTATGATCAGAACGGGAAGCAGATTGATCCACTCAAACTCATAAAGGATAAAGGGGGCAACTACGTGCGTATCAGGCTTTGGAACAATCCATATGACAACCAGGGGCGTGCCTATAATGGCGGAACAAACGATTTAAACACAGCCATTGCTTTATCGAAACGAGCAAAGGCACTTAACATGAAAGTGCTGCTTGATTTTCATTATAGTGACTTCTGGACCGACCCTGGTAAGCAGTTCAAACCAAAAGCTTGGGCTTCCCTGTCACAAAGCGATTTAGAAAAAGCAGTCGGTACTTACACAAGTGACGTATTGAAAACGCTGAAAGCACAAAACGCTCTCCCAAACATGGTACAGGTCGGAAATGAATTAAACTCAGGCATGCTTTGGCCAAACGGTAAAAGCTGGGGTGAAGGTGGAGGTGAATTTGATCGTCTCGCTGCCTTACTGAAAGCTGGCACAAATGCTGTTCGATCGGTCGATTCGAACATCAAAGTGATGCTGCATCTTGCTCACGGGGGAGACAACGGTGCTTTCCGCTGGTGGTTTGATGAAATCACAAAACGAGGCGTCTCCTTCGATACAATTGGCTTATCTTATTATCCTTATTGGGACGGCGGATTCAGTGAACTTTCCTCCAATATGAATGATATTAGTGCCCGCTACAACAAAGACGTCATTGTTGTAGAAACAGCCTATGGATTTACTACAGCAAATGGTGACAATCTAGAGAACTCGTTTAATCAAAATTCAGTGAATACAGTCGGCTATCCTGCCTCGCCTCAAGGTCAGGCATCTTATATACGAGATGTATCAGAAAAAATCTCTCAAGTGAAAAACAATCGCGGGAAGGGATTCTTTTACTGGGAACCGCTGTGGATTCCTGTAAAAGGTGCACCATGGTCCAGTCAATACGGTTTATCATACATCCAAACAACCGGTACAGTCGGTAATGCTTGGGAAAATCAGGCTATGTTTGATTTCAACGGAAAAGCCTTACCTTCTCTTGATGTATTCAAACAAATGACACCGTAA
- a CDS encoding sugar ABC transporter permease yields the protein MGSKQKKLVRLSITYFILLIVTVCVMYPLLWTIGASFNPGNSLMSTSMFPKNPTFSHFTELFFGQGALYAKWYLNSMKISIATMILTLILVSFTGYAFSRFRFKGRKNGLMLFLLLQMIPQFSALIAIFVLAQMLGLINSHLALILIYAGGQIPMNTYLMKGYLDAIPKDLDESARMDGAGHFRIFIQIIMPLAKPILAVVAINSFTGPLGDFIISSVIVRSPEMYTLPIGLYNLVSDKMGASYTTFAAGALLIAIPVALLFLVLQKQFVSGLTQGGTKG from the coding sequence ATGGGGTCAAAACAAAAGAAGCTCGTTCGCCTGAGTATCACTTATTTTATCCTTTTGATCGTCACCGTCTGTGTGATGTATCCACTTCTTTGGACAATCGGCGCATCGTTTAATCCTGGGAACAGCCTCATGAGCACAAGCATGTTTCCTAAAAATCCAACATTCAGTCACTTCACCGAACTGTTCTTTGGTCAAGGGGCACTTTATGCAAAATGGTACTTGAACTCAATGAAGATCAGCATTGCCACAATGATTTTAACACTGATTCTTGTCAGCTTTACAGGCTATGCCTTTTCCAGATTTCGTTTCAAAGGACGGAAAAATGGGCTGATGCTCTTTTTGCTGCTGCAAATGATTCCTCAATTTTCAGCGCTAATTGCGATTTTTGTTCTTGCCCAAATGCTTGGGCTCATTAACAGTCACCTTGCGCTCATTTTAATTTATGCAGGTGGACAAATCCCCATGAATACGTATTTAATGAAAGGCTATCTTGATGCAATTCCAAAAGATTTAGATGAATCAGCAAGAATGGATGGTGCAGGACACTTTCGGATTTTTATCCAAATTATTATGCCGCTTGCCAAACCAATTTTAGCTGTTGTCGCCATCAACTCATTTACTGGACCACTGGGTGATTTCATCATCTCAAGTGTCATTGTTCGCTCACCCGAAATGTATACTCTCCCAATTGGTCTGTATAATCTCGTCTCAGACAAAATGGGTGCCAGCTACACGACCTTTGCAGCCGGGGCTTTACTCATTGCCATTCCAGTCGCTTTATTATTTCTTGTTTTACAAAAACAATTTGTATCCGGCCTCACGCAAGGCGGTACAAAAGGATAA
- a CDS encoding sugar ABC transporter permease — protein MGQIYNKQYGKGALFFLFGISFLVVFYDLFNIGFWGLFTLGTMLPRDNSVFLLAKGIIALLTVGFGIGFYALMIRDAFLNGKKRDQGIPLHSIRAQYHLLIDQGFPYLMSSPAFFLLLFSVVFPIMFSFALAFTNYDLYHSPPANLIDWVGLKNFQNIFSIDIWRNTFIDVLGWTVVWTLAASTLQCAVGIFLAVLLNQKDLKGKRFFRTILILPWAVPGFVTILVFAGLFNDTFGAINHTLFASIGIDPKPWLTDPFWSKIALIAMQTWLGFPFVFIMTTGVLQAIPEDLYEAATIDGATFIQKFRSITLPLVLYSIAPILITQYTFNFNNFNIIYLFNGGGPPIAGSTAGGTDILVSWIYKLTMQSSQYALAAAVTILLSIFVIAIALWQFKRTNSFKEEDMM, from the coding sequence ATGGGGCAAATATACAACAAACAGTATGGCAAAGGGGCACTCTTTTTCCTATTCGGTATCTCTTTTCTCGTTGTGTTTTATGATTTATTCAATATTGGCTTCTGGGGACTATTCACACTCGGTACAATGCTGCCTCGTGACAACTCTGTTTTCCTTTTAGCAAAAGGAATTATTGCTCTTTTAACAGTTGGATTTGGTATCGGCTTTTACGCACTCATGATTCGTGATGCGTTTTTGAATGGGAAAAAGCGTGATCAAGGAATTCCGCTTCATTCTATACGTGCACAATACCATCTGCTCATCGACCAAGGCTTCCCTTATTTAATGAGCTCTCCTGCTTTCTTTTTACTTCTGTTTTCTGTTGTCTTTCCTATTATGTTTAGCTTTGCGCTTGCATTTACGAACTACGATTTATACCACTCACCTCCTGCCAATCTCATTGATTGGGTCGGTTTAAAGAACTTTCAAAATATCTTTTCGATCGACATTTGGAGAAACACCTTTATTGATGTACTCGGATGGACAGTCGTGTGGACATTGGCGGCTTCGACGCTTCAATGTGCAGTCGGCATCTTTCTTGCCGTGTTGCTGAATCAGAAGGATTTAAAAGGAAAGCGATTTTTTAGAACGATTTTGATTCTGCCTTGGGCTGTTCCAGGCTTTGTGACCATTTTGGTTTTTGCAGGGCTGTTCAATGATACATTTGGAGCGATCAATCATACACTCTTTGCGTCGATTGGCATTGATCCTAAGCCATGGCTGACAGATCCCTTTTGGAGCAAAATTGCATTAATTGCAATGCAGACTTGGCTTGGTTTCCCGTTTGTTTTTATTATGACAACCGGTGTTTTGCAAGCAATACCAGAAGATTTATATGAAGCTGCGACTATTGACGGAGCAACCTTTATTCAGAAGTTCCGCTCGATCACTTTACCGCTTGTACTCTATTCAATTGCACCTATTTTGATTACGCAGTATACCTTTAACTTTAACAACTTTAATATCATTTACTTATTTAATGGCGGAGGACCGCCTATTGCAGGTTCGACAGCCGGGGGAACAGACATATTGGTTTCTTGGATTTACAAACTGACTATGCAGTCCTCTCAATATGCGCTTGCTGCCGCCGTCACGATTTTACTATCTATATTCGTCATTGCCATTGCACTCTGGCAGTTCAAAAGAACCAATTCATTCAAAGAGGAGGACATGATGTGA
- a CDS encoding extracellular solute-binding protein: MKKGQWAKLSAVVGTAVLLLSACGPGDDNTSSTQPASTGTKTLLVWEDVKKSDGIKDAVKEFEKQNNVTIKVVEKAYADQIEALRLDGAAGTGPDVITMPHDQIGSAVTEGLLQEIKPDQKVLDTFTDEAIQSQTVNGKLYGLPKSVETTVLFYNKDLVKEAPTTLDGWYDLSKKLTKDGNYGFVAKWDEIYYAQSVLGGSGGYIFKQKRDGSYDVNDIGLNHEGAIKGGQYIQKFFSEGLFPKGIIGEQGINVLNSLFTEKKAAAVISGPWSFGPYQEAGIDYGVSELPTLPNGKHMSSFLGVKSYNVSSYSKNKKLAEKFIEFVTNEKNSKKRFEVTEEIPPVKKLMKDPIITENANADAVSKQTKYASLTPNNPEMAEVWKPIDSALGLIATGQTDVKKAFDDAVKQIDSQIKANHSK, translated from the coding sequence ATGAAAAAGGGACAATGGGCGAAATTATCAGCAGTCGTTGGTACTGCTGTTCTTCTGCTTTCAGCATGCGGACCAGGAGATGACAATACAAGCAGTACACAGCCAGCATCTACAGGTACAAAGACATTGCTGGTTTGGGAGGATGTCAAAAAGTCTGACGGGATAAAAGACGCTGTAAAAGAATTCGAAAAACAAAACAACGTGACAATCAAAGTGGTCGAAAAAGCGTATGCCGATCAAATTGAAGCACTTCGTCTTGATGGTGCCGCAGGGACAGGTCCAGATGTGATCACCATGCCTCATGATCAAATTGGATCAGCCGTAACAGAGGGATTATTGCAGGAAATAAAACCTGATCAAAAAGTGCTCGATACCTTTACAGATGAAGCCATTCAATCACAAACGGTGAATGGCAAACTATACGGTTTACCGAAATCTGTCGAAACAACAGTGCTTTTCTACAATAAAGACCTTGTGAAAGAAGCACCGACCACACTCGATGGCTGGTATGACCTTTCTAAGAAGCTAACAAAAGATGGGAATTACGGCTTTGTTGCCAAATGGGATGAAATTTACTACGCACAAAGTGTGTTAGGGGGCTCAGGCGGCTATATTTTCAAACAGAAGCGTGATGGCTCCTATGATGTGAACGATATCGGTCTTAATCATGAAGGCGCTATTAAAGGCGGGCAATACATTCAGAAATTTTTTAGCGAAGGGCTTTTCCCGAAAGGCATTATTGGTGAACAAGGAATCAATGTCCTTAACTCCTTATTCACAGAGAAAAAAGCCGCTGCAGTCATTTCTGGTCCATGGTCATTCGGTCCATATCAAGAGGCTGGCATTGACTACGGTGTATCTGAACTACCTACACTCCCTAACGGAAAGCATATGAGCTCATTCTTAGGAGTCAAGAGCTATAACGTCTCCTCTTACTCTAAAAATAAAAAACTCGCTGAGAAGTTTATTGAATTTGTCACAAACGAAAAGAATTCGAAAAAACGCTTTGAAGTCACCGAGGAAATTCCACCAGTGAAAAAATTGATGAAAGATCCAATCATTACAGAAAACGCGAATGCTGATGCCGTATCAAAACAAACAAAATATGCCTCGCTGACACCGAACAATCCAGAAATGGCAGAAGTATGGAAGCCTATTGACAGTGCATTAGGACTAATTGCCACCGGCCAAACTGATGTGAAAAAAGCATTTGATGATGCGGTGAAACAAATTGATTCTCAAATCAAAGCAAATCATTCCAAATAA
- a CDS encoding LacI family DNA-binding transcriptional regulator — protein sequence MAAKIKDIAKKAGLSIATVSRVLNQDPNLSVTDQTREKVYAAAEALSYQKKTFKHSLKKIAFLYWMTEKEELEDIYFKSIRLGIEELTKTRSLNVAAYNPSDGLHAIDPSTEGIIAIGRFSKSDLDHLYAITKHIVFIDTSPDEDRFDSVKPNLKRIVEKIIDSFIEKQHNSIGFIGGTDLDLNTNLHIPDIREITFRQYMTAQGLLDERLIYIGHHFSVDEGYSLMMKAINELGDDLPTAFCVASDPLAIGCLQALNERGFSLPNRVSVFSINDIHVSQYVSPPLTTYHIHTSLLCETAVDLLLERLVDGRTLTKTVLIASEPVFRKSTI from the coding sequence TTGGCAGCAAAAATAAAGGACATTGCCAAAAAAGCTGGATTATCAATTGCTACTGTTTCTCGTGTGCTTAACCAAGACCCGAATTTATCTGTCACGGATCAAACACGTGAGAAAGTATACGCAGCCGCCGAAGCTTTGTCTTATCAAAAAAAGACATTCAAACATTCATTAAAAAAAATCGCCTTTCTCTATTGGATGACTGAAAAGGAAGAGCTTGAAGATATTTATTTCAAATCAATCCGTCTTGGCATTGAAGAGCTTACCAAAACGCGGAGTTTAAATGTTGCCGCTTACAATCCATCTGACGGTCTTCACGCGATTGATCCTTCTACTGAAGGAATCATTGCCATTGGCCGATTTAGCAAATCAGATCTTGATCACTTATATGCGATCACAAAGCACATCGTCTTTATTGATACGTCGCCAGACGAAGACCGCTTTGATTCGGTGAAGCCAAATCTAAAACGAATTGTTGAAAAGATTATTGATTCCTTTATCGAAAAACAGCACAACTCGATCGGATTCATTGGCGGGACAGATCTTGATCTCAATACAAATTTGCATATTCCAGATATTCGCGAAATAACCTTCCGCCAATATATGACGGCACAAGGTTTATTAGATGAACGATTGATATACATTGGTCATCACTTCTCTGTAGATGAAGGATACTCGCTCATGATGAAGGCGATAAACGAGCTCGGTGATGACCTGCCGACCGCTTTTTGTGTGGCCAGTGATCCCCTTGCCATTGGTTGCCTACAGGCTTTGAATGAGCGCGGCTTTTCTTTGCCGAATCGAGTCAGTGTTTTTAGCATCAATGATATTCATGTATCTCAATATGTCTCACCACCGCTCACAACCTATCATATCCATACATCTTTGCTTTGTGAAACAGCGGTCGACTTACTTTTAGAAAGGCTTGTTGACGGGAGAACATTAACGAAAACAGTGCTTATTGCCTCAGAACCTGTATTTCGAAAAAGCACGATATAA
- a CDS encoding LysR family transcriptional regulator: MYYDALKTFVTVVEEKNFTKAAQRLRISQPSVSLHIKNLEQEFQTVLLNRSPKQLTVTPTGDMLYHRSKQIIRLYEQAKQDIYEHHHVVRGKLTIGASFTIGEYVLPHILAEFHQLYPHVDIEVVIDNTEAIARHVRLFHVDIGLIEGQTNDKELSVETFLEDELYIVAPLNHPFAKKKDVTIDQLQNETWITREEGSGTGEYLQHVLKSNGLKARTFVTFSSNQAIKEAVIHGMGLSILSKYVLQRGSIGGELAVISVRGMDFKRKFSYIESPMTGGNKNKELLVELLKKERKDASPS, encoded by the coding sequence ATGTATTACGATGCATTGAAGACATTCGTGACGGTTGTGGAGGAGAAAAACTTTACAAAAGCTGCCCAAAGGTTGCGAATTTCTCAACCTAGTGTCAGTCTTCATATTAAGAACTTGGAGCAGGAATTTCAGACGGTTCTGCTCAATCGTTCGCCGAAGCAATTAACAGTCACACCTACTGGGGATATGTTGTATCACAGGTCAAAGCAAATCATTCGTTTATATGAACAGGCGAAGCAGGATATTTATGAGCATCATCATGTGGTGAGAGGAAAATTGACAATTGGGGCAAGTTTCACTATCGGGGAGTATGTGCTGCCGCATATATTGGCAGAATTTCATCAACTGTATCCTCATGTAGATATTGAGGTAGTTATTGATAATACAGAGGCGATTGCAAGACATGTCCGCTTGTTCCATGTAGATATTGGTCTAATTGAAGGTCAAACGAATGACAAAGAGTTGTCCGTTGAAACCTTTTTAGAGGATGAACTATACATTGTTGCACCATTGAATCACCCATTTGCAAAGAAAAAGGATGTCACGATTGATCAATTGCAAAATGAAACTTGGATCACGAGAGAAGAGGGTTCAGGTACGGGTGAATACTTGCAGCATGTGCTGAAATCAAATGGACTCAAGGCGAGAACCTTTGTTACCTTTAGCAGTAACCAAGCCATTAAAGAGGCCGTCATCCATGGGATGGGTTTATCGATTTTATCAAAATATGTGTTGCAAAGAGGAAGTATTGGCGGCGAACTAGCTGTCATTTCAGTCAGAGGAATGGACTTTAAACGAAAATTTTCTTATATCGAATCACCGATGACAGGCGGGAATAAGAACAAGGAATTATTAGTTGAATTGCTCAAAAAAGAGAGAAAAGACGCTTCTCCAAGCTAG
- a CDS encoding lipase — protein MTKITSINQLSDKEYNEISSASYDIFNYENSKDIHLKNGKIIYVVDHQETKKGLNALTLVSEEDFERSDGGRDLTKIKNAVIAYRGSEPIGAGQYKDTIKKHGKKESDDLLSTILTKLPPFSQSQTSKDVTTKVTTGTTTYTNEVVQDWLISDTKYLIKNIPFEHGAENQMVQADRYAKEIHKKMPNAKMYVTGHSLGGSNASYVLVKNDFIKGGVTFENPNIYPNLPDGLQAKALKGDYRSRLTEYINLNDGLSLLNRHTTEIGRVKVMYDAALPEGVDYSEDSSKAVQFMKNLLNRAMSVNPSLDANLFLEALAGSHGLDRYSFSSDGSVQTIDDMLRKNPSLTTAMLNQLSQSNVHPHSVVAILIKSHVLMNTGHKFSTYAEHHMQQIIRKIEKLDDKVEQSVERVRSRYKQIVGFGSYDELTASDVDAVIRHLKTEGLENEFYSVKKHDTAIDSAMNIKRWMDSLSDDMSQLGKQYHDADTALAKNMGIS, from the coding sequence TTGACCAAAATAACTTCAATTAATCAACTTAGCGATAAAGAATATAATGAAATATCATCAGCATCTTATGATATCTTCAACTATGAAAATTCTAAAGATATACACTTGAAAAATGGTAAAATAATATATGTCGTTGACCACCAAGAAACAAAAAAAGGTCTAAACGCACTAACCCTTGTATCGGAAGAAGATTTCGAACGCTCCGATGGCGGAAGAGACCTCACCAAAATCAAAAACGCCGTCATCGCCTACCGTGGTTCAGAACCGATCGGCGCAGGCCAATATAAAGATACCATTAAAAAACATGGAAAAAAAGAGTCAGATGATCTTCTTTCTACCATTTTGACAAAGTTGCCTCCTTTTAGTCAGTCACAGACGTCAAAGGACGTCACGACGAAGGTGACGACAGGGACAACGACCTATACAAATGAGGTTGTACAGGATTGGTTGATTTCGGATACAAAGTATTTGATTAAAAATATCCCCTTTGAACACGGCGCAGAGAATCAAATGGTGCAGGCGGATCGATATGCGAAAGAGATCCATAAGAAAATGCCGAATGCGAAGATGTATGTGACAGGGCATTCACTTGGCGGGTCGAATGCGTCCTATGTTCTTGTCAAAAATGATTTTATTAAAGGCGGGGTTACCTTTGAGAATCCGAATATTTACCCCAATCTACCGGATGGCCTACAAGCCAAAGCCTTAAAAGGTGATTACCGCAGTAGATTAACAGAATATATCAATCTCAATGACGGGCTTTCTCTTTTAAATCGACATACAACAGAAATCGGTCGTGTGAAAGTGATGTATGATGCCGCTTTACCTGAAGGCGTCGATTACTCCGAGGACTCCTCAAAAGCCGTCCAATTTATGAAAAATCTCCTCAATCGAGCAATGAGTGTGAATCCTTCACTGGATGCCAATTTATTCCTTGAAGCCCTCGCTGGCAGCCATGGCTTAGACCGGTATTCATTTTCGTCAGATGGCTCCGTTCAAACCATTGATGATATGTTGAGAAAAAATCCTTCTCTCACCACGGCCATGTTGAATCAGTTGAGTCAGTCGAATGTTCACCCGCATAGTGTGGTGGCAATTTTAATCAAGTCGCATGTCCTCATGAACACAGGGCATAAATTCTCGACATATGCCGAGCACCATATGCAGCAAATCATTCGTAAAATTGAAAAACTCGATGACAAAGTGGAGCAATCTGTAGAGCGGGTTCGCTCGAGATACAAACAAATTGTGGGCTTTGGTTCGTATGACGAGCTGACGGCTTCAGATGTGGATGCCGTGATTCGCCATTTAAAAACAGAGGGTCTTGAGAATGAGTTCTATTCAGTCAAAAAGCATGATACAGCGATTGATAGCGCGATGAATATAAAAAGGTGGATGGATTCACTATCAGATGATATGAGCCAGCTAGGAAAACAATACCACGATGCAGATACAGCCCTAGCCAAGAATATGGGTATTTCTTAA
- a CDS encoding DUF1433 domain-containing protein, which yields MKNTFKVVLIVLITTVVILVISLIFQKDKEKKSDESGGETIVQEKNDLEKAEEFAEEMKPKVEERLHKIDIHDFIKTITFDKGVNVNPMGYIIIRGYINGKPEKYDFSASLEYRSKEVGTMTFSSELSYRFKDWDKFKDEPELKENYLKRLSKKEREQYLKDIGEKE from the coding sequence GTGAAAAACACATTTAAAGTTGTACTAATTGTTTTGATTACTACCGTTGTTATTCTAGTAATATCACTTATTTTTCAAAAAGATAAAGAAAAAAAATCGGATGAATCAGGAGGTGAAACAATCGTGCAAGAGAAGAACGATCTAGAAAAGGCAGAAGAATTCGCAGAAGAAATGAAACCGAAAGTAGAAGAACGTTTACATAAAATAGATATTCACGACTTTATTAAAACCATTACGTTCGATAAGGGAGTAAACGTTAATCCAATGGGCTATATAATAATTAGAGGGTATATTAATGGTAAGCCAGAAAAGTATGATTTCTCTGCATCATTAGAATATCGATCTAAGGAAGTAGGTACAATGACTTTTTCTTCTGAATTATCTTATCGATTTAAAGACTGGGATAAATTTAAAGATGAGCCTGAACTAAAGGAAAACTATCTTAAAAGACTCTCTAAAAAAGAACGTGAACAGTATCTTAAGGATATTGGAGAAAAAGAGTAA